From a region of the Podarcis muralis chromosome 16, rPodMur119.hap1.1, whole genome shotgun sequence genome:
- the DEDD gene encoding death effector domain-containing protein has protein sequence MAAFKRSRRQAWPEEEGDREHGLYSLHRMFDIVGTHLTHRDVRVLSFLFVDVIDDYERGMIRSGRDFLLALERQGRCDETNFRQVLQLLRIITRHDLLPYVTLKRRKAVCPDLVDKYLEETSIRYVTPRAHSSAEHVPSHQHKSVPPHHPLVCCSSSGPQICTKRPGRGRALLGSQRKRRKSVTPDPKDKQTCDIRLRVRAEYCQHETALEGNVFSNKQDPLERQFERFSQANTILKSRDLGSIICDIKFSELTYLDAFWRDYINGSLLEALKGVFITDSLKQAVGHEAIKLLVNVDEEDYEVGRQKLLRNLMLQTAP, from the exons ATGGCCGCCTTCAAACGGAGCCGCCGGCAGGCCTGGCCAGAAGAGGAGGGCGACCGGGAGCACGGGCTCTATAGCTTGCACCGCATGTTTGACATCGTGGGCACCCACCTGACCCACCGCGACGTCCGGGTCTTGTCCTTCCTCTTTGTGGATGTCATTGACGACTACGAAAGGGGGATGATCCGCAGTGGGCGGGACTTCCTCCTGGCGCTGGAGAGGCAGGGCCGCTGCGACGAAACCAACTTCCGCCAGGTGCTTCAGCTTCTGCGGATCATCACCCGCCACGACCTGTTGCCCTATGTCACTTTAAAGAGGAGGAAGGCCG TGTGCCCGGATCTTGTAGACAAGTACCTAGAAGAGACTTCCATCCGCTACGTGACGCCGCGAGCCCACAGCAGCGCAGAGCACGTCCCTTCCCACCAACACAAATCTG TGCCTCCCCACCACCCGCTGGTCTGCTGCTCCTCTTCAGGCCCCCAGATCTGCACCAAGAGACCTGGCCGGGGACGAGCCCTCCTTGGGAGCCAGCGGAAAAGGAGGAAGTCGGTGACGCCAGACCCGAAAGACAAACAGACGTGCG ACATCCGCCTGCGAGTCCGAGCGGAGTACTGCCAGCACGAAACGGCCTTGGAGGGGAACGTCTTCTCCAACAAGCAGGACCCCCTGGAGCGCCAGTTTGAGCGCTTTAGCCAGGCCAACACCATCTTGAAATCCCGGGACCTGGGCTCCATCATCTGTGACATAAAGTTTTCGGAGCTCACTTACCTCGACGCTTTCTGGCGCGACTACATCAACGGCTCGCTACTGGAGGCCCTCAAGGGGGTCTTCATCACAGACTCGCTCAAGCAAGCGGTGGGCCACGAGGCCATCAAGCTCCTGGTCAACGTGGACGAAGAGGATTACGAGGTGGGCCGTCAGAAACTCCTGAGGAACTTGATGCTCCAGACGGCCCCTTGA